Proteins co-encoded in one Paracrocinitomix mangrovi genomic window:
- a CDS encoding uroporphyrinogen-III synthase gives MSVKTILVSQPKPESEKSPYFDLADKYKLKIDFRPFINIEGVSTREFRDQKVDLAKHTAVILTSKTAVDHFFRIAEETRFKVPDAMKYFCMSEAVAYYLQKYVVYRKRKIFFGKQNIEDLAEVLKKHKDEKFLLPCSDILRQRIPDTLEEFGINFTKLVLYRTVASDLSDLEDVKYDLLVFFSPSGIESLLKNFPEFKQNSTKIAAFGPTTANAVKKYNLRLDIHAPQPQAPSMSMAIEQFIKSNKKK, from the coding sequence ATGAGCGTTAAAACAATTTTAGTTTCCCAACCGAAACCGGAAAGTGAAAAATCACCCTATTTTGATTTAGCAGATAAATATAAACTAAAGATAGACTTTAGACCATTTATCAATATTGAAGGAGTCTCAACCAGAGAATTCAGAGATCAAAAAGTTGATTTAGCAAAACATACAGCAGTTATTTTAACCAGTAAAACTGCAGTAGACCACTTTTTTAGAATCGCCGAGGAAACTAGATTTAAAGTGCCGGACGCAATGAAATATTTCTGTATGTCAGAAGCTGTTGCTTATTATTTACAGAAATATGTTGTTTATAGAAAACGTAAAATTTTCTTTGGGAAGCAAAACATTGAAGACTTGGCCGAGGTATTAAAAAAACACAAAGACGAAAAGTTTTTATTGCCTTGTTCAGATATTTTAAGACAAAGAATTCCAGATACACTTGAAGAATTCGGAATCAACTTTACAAAGTTGGTGCTATACAGAACAGTAGCATCTGATTTATCTGATTTAGAAGATGTAAAGTATGACTTATTAGTATTCTTTAGTCCTTCAGGAATTGAATCTTTGTTAAAGAACTTTCCTGAGTTTAAACAAAACTCAACAAAAATTGCAGCTTTCGGACCAACTACTGCTAATGCAGTGAAGAAATACAACTTAAGGTTGGACATCCATGCTCCTCAGCCACAGGCACCAAGTATGTCTATGGCAATTGAGCAGTTCATCAAAAGCAACAAAAAGAAATAA
- a CDS encoding Kelch repeat-containing protein — MKDIMLILRCSILLIFLSTFCANGQIAWTWTPLNDMPFATSNNAVSEGKISGESYIFSFGGIDTTKIWSGIHKRAFRYNVNANSWDEIDTLPVTLPLIASSANTVKNKIYIIGGYHVYSNGNETSSNEVIIYNPETNTYEGNGTPIPTPIDDQTQCVYKDSLIYVISGWSNTGNVTNVQIYNPSLDQWQAGTPVPNSSEYKVFGSSGQIIGDTIYYYGGASTGFNFPAQWKLRKGIIDPNDPSQISWSIEEDAPNRNYRSACLAHGNNIFWVGGTATSYNYNGIAYNGSGGVEPLYNIARYDGFHHHWHEGTGAPYGVMDLRGNGQISSTEWVVCGGMADGQTVSDKAYLLTYDPVVGSIENLPSVEFKIVNHQIYFDGLVSDITIYTMEGKLAQKVNGNLISDNLNGLFILSFKSGGTTYRHKVLIQ, encoded by the coding sequence ATGAAGGATATTATGTTGATTTTAAGATGTAGTATACTATTGATTTTTCTTTCAACTTTTTGTGCAAATGGGCAAATTGCTTGGACATGGACACCATTGAACGACATGCCATTTGCAACATCAAACAATGCAGTAAGTGAAGGAAAAATTAGTGGTGAATCTTATATCTTTTCGTTTGGAGGAATTGATACAACAAAAATCTGGTCTGGCATACACAAAAGAGCCTTCAGATACAATGTGAACGCCAACAGTTGGGATGAAATTGACACCTTACCTGTTACACTTCCACTTATAGCTTCATCTGCCAATACCGTTAAGAACAAGATTTATATAATTGGGGGATATCATGTTTATTCAAACGGAAATGAAACCTCATCAAATGAAGTGATTATTTACAATCCTGAAACTAATACATACGAAGGAAATGGAACACCAATCCCAACTCCTATTGATGATCAAACCCAATGTGTTTACAAGGATTCTTTGATTTATGTGATCAGTGGGTGGAGCAATACAGGAAACGTCACAAATGTTCAAATTTACAACCCCTCACTGGATCAATGGCAGGCAGGCACACCAGTTCCAAACTCAAGTGAATACAAAGTTTTTGGTAGTTCAGGACAAATTATTGGTGACACCATTTACTATTATGGAGGAGCCTCAACAGGTTTTAATTTTCCGGCTCAATGGAAATTACGAAAAGGAATTATAGATCCCAACGACCCTTCACAAATAAGCTGGAGCATTGAAGAAGATGCACCAAATAGAAACTACAGATCGGCTTGCTTGGCTCATGGCAACAATATTTTTTGGGTTGGGGGCACAGCAACATCTTATAATTACAATGGCATTGCCTATAACGGATCAGGTGGAGTTGAACCGCTTTACAATATTGCAAGGTATGATGGATTTCATCATCATTGGCACGAAGGAACCGGCGCGCCATATGGTGTAATGGATTTAAGAGGAAACGGACAAATATCTTCAACAGAATGGGTAGTTTGTGGCGGGATGGCTGATGGACAAACTGTATCAGACAAAGCTTATTTACTTACTTATGATCCGGTTGTTGGATCTATTGAAAATCTTCCATCAGTTGAATTTAAAATTGTCAATCATCAAATTTATTTTGATGGACTTGTATCAGACATTACCATTTATACCATGGAAGGAAAATTGGCTCAAAAAGTAAATGGTAATCTCATATCTGATAATTTAAACGGACTATTTATCTTGTCTTTCAAATCAGGCGGAACAACTTATAGACATAAAGTTCTAATACAATAA
- a CDS encoding DUF5916 domain-containing protein, producing MPSDSNCRLNEDGKMVYTTYTGYDVNDQSLHDNSFNAFTIDMVYRWIFAPGSELSLVWKNSIFSFDDQVEENYFQNVGGMFQNPATNSVSLKVLYYIDYWELHQKLFKGRNKN from the coding sequence ATGCCTTCTGATTCAAATTGTAGATTAAATGAAGACGGTAAAATGGTGTATACAACTTATACCGGATATGATGTTAATGACCAATCTCTTCACGATAACAGCTTTAATGCATTTACAATTGACATGGTATACAGGTGGATTTTTGCTCCCGGAAGTGAGTTGAGTTTGGTATGGAAAAATTCAATATTCTCTTTTGATGATCAAGTAGAAGAAAATTATTTCCAAAATGTAGGAGGGATGTTTCAAAATCCGGCAACAAATAGTGTCTCCCTTAAAGTGTTGTATTACATTGATTACTGGGAGCTTCACCAGAAATTGTTCAAGGGAAGAAATAAAAATTAA
- a CDS encoding DUF5916 domain-containing protein gives MKRFLLPIFILVSFILRAEEKKQTTIVRIDEKVEVDGSLNESFWSNLNVSSDFIQNQPVAGAPATERTEVKIAYDDAAIFIGFINYDDRDSMTMTLSQRDDFGNADWCGLVLDPYNAGTIGFAFLTTSAGVQIDELHSVDNVDNNWNAVWQSAVTIHDDKWVAEFRIPFSAIRFSDAIKGNWGVTFVRTIRRHREQTFWNYYDPAGINLISQLGEMSGIENVDAPLRLALTPYVSGYIENFNGTTGYTANGGMDVKWGINEAFTVDVTLVPDFGQVQFDNQVLNTSPFEVRFNERRQFFTEGIELFNKAGIFYSRRIGGAPLYGYATYNELDSNEVVEENPNTTQLYNATKLSGRTKKGTGVGVFNAVTANTFATIRDTITGQERSFRTNPLTNYNVFVLDQNLKNNSSVNLTNTNVWRSGMSYDANVTSAMFDIYTKGQQYNFWSLGSLSQLYFPDSVHLGHQVAAGIEKSAGALTWAAVYDETSRKYDPNDLGFNIYTNIRTARGIFRYNWYEPFGRFFKAWTSLTVTHSRIIYPDAYAEFTITGDLGGAFKKNYLWAGLNFYAEPTRLHDYFEPRVFGRFYESDALFAPGFFLSSDYSKPFAYDVNATWYQFFEEKRNGFNLALSPRIRFNDKWFLVFTYTQNNAWNEEGVALTQDFNIVFDPDHPEDPIFAKRDRVTITNVMDLSYIMNNKMGITFRLRHYWSKLAYNEFFRLNEDGKMVYTTYTGYDVNDQSLHDNSFNAFTIDMVYRWIFAPGSELSLVWKNSIFSFDDQVEENYFQNVGGMFQNPATNSISLKVLYYIDYWELHQKLFKHRKADR, from the coding sequence TTGAAAAGATTTTTATTGCCCATATTTATTCTGGTTTCTTTTATTCTTCGTGCTGAAGAAAAGAAACAAACAACTATCGTTCGCATTGATGAAAAGGTGGAGGTGGACGGTTCGTTGAATGAATCTTTTTGGTCCAATCTCAATGTTTCTTCAGATTTCATCCAGAATCAGCCCGTGGCCGGTGCTCCTGCTACAGAGAGAACAGAAGTAAAAATTGCTTATGATGACGCCGCTATTTTTATAGGTTTTATCAATTATGATGATAGAGACAGCATGACAATGACTTTATCTCAAAGGGATGACTTTGGTAATGCAGATTGGTGCGGTTTAGTCCTAGATCCTTATAATGCAGGGACCATTGGATTTGCTTTTTTAACCACTAGTGCAGGTGTTCAAATTGATGAGCTTCATTCTGTTGACAATGTTGATAATAATTGGAATGCAGTATGGCAAAGTGCGGTTACTATTCATGATGACAAATGGGTGGCAGAATTCCGTATTCCGTTTTCTGCAATTAGATTTTCTGATGCCATTAAAGGTAATTGGGGAGTGACTTTTGTTCGAACTATTAGAAGACACAGAGAGCAAACTTTTTGGAATTACTATGATCCCGCCGGTATAAATCTAATTTCTCAATTGGGAGAGATGTCAGGAATTGAAAATGTGGACGCTCCTTTAAGATTAGCATTAACACCATATGTCTCTGGTTATATTGAAAATTTTAATGGCACAACAGGATATACAGCCAACGGAGGAATGGATGTAAAATGGGGTATCAATGAAGCTTTTACAGTTGATGTTACTTTGGTGCCTGATTTTGGACAGGTTCAGTTTGACAATCAAGTGCTCAATACTTCACCATTTGAAGTGCGATTTAATGAAAGAAGACAGTTTTTTACTGAAGGCATTGAGCTCTTTAATAAAGCCGGTATTTTTTATTCAAGGCGAATTGGAGGGGCTCCATTGTATGGATATGCAACTTATAATGAATTAGATTCAAATGAAGTAGTTGAGGAAAATCCTAATACAACTCAATTATACAATGCCACCAAGTTGTCCGGTAGAACCAAAAAAGGGACTGGTGTAGGTGTGTTCAATGCTGTAACGGCAAATACTTTTGCTACCATAAGGGACACAATAACAGGTCAAGAAAGGTCATTCAGAACAAATCCATTGACCAATTATAATGTGTTTGTTTTAGATCAAAATTTGAAAAACAATTCATCTGTTAATTTGACAAATACCAATGTATGGAGAAGTGGTATGTCTTATGATGCCAATGTCACCTCCGCCATGTTTGATATCTATACAAAGGGACAGCAATATAATTTTTGGTCCTTAGGTTCACTTTCACAATTGTATTTTCCAGACAGTGTTCATCTAGGACATCAAGTAGCTGCGGGAATCGAAAAATCTGCCGGAGCTTTGACCTGGGCGGCCGTTTATGATGAAACCAGTAGAAAATATGATCCTAACGACCTTGGTTTTAATATATATACAAACATTAGAACCGCTAGAGGGATATTTAGATACAATTGGTATGAGCCTTTTGGTAGATTTTTTAAGGCTTGGACCTCATTGACGGTTACTCATAGTAGAATCATCTATCCGGATGCCTATGCCGAATTTACCATAACAGGAGATCTTGGTGGAGCGTTTAAAAAGAACTACTTATGGGCAGGATTAAATTTTTATGCTGAACCAACTAGATTACACGATTATTTTGAACCAAGAGTATTTGGGAGATTCTATGAAAGTGATGCATTGTTCGCTCCAGGATTCTTTTTGTCATCTGATTACAGTAAGCCATTTGCTTATGATGTAAATGCAACCTGGTATCAATTTTTTGAAGAAAAACGAAACGGATTCAACCTTGCTTTAAGTCCTAGAATTAGATTCAATGACAAGTGGTTTCTGGTGTTTACGTATACTCAAAATAATGCGTGGAATGAAGAGGGTGTTGCATTAACGCAAGATTTTAACATAGTTTTTGATCCTGATCATCCAGAAGATCCAATTTTTGCGAAAAGAGATCGTGTGACAATTACTAATGTGATGGACTTGTCATATATCATGAATAACAAAATGGGGATAACATTCAGGCTGCGTCATTATTGGTCTAAATTGGCTTATAACGAATTTTTTAGATTAAATGAAGACGGTAAAATGGTGTATACAACTTATACCGGATATGATGTCAATGACCAATCTCTACACGATAACAGCTTTAATGCATTTACAATTGACATGGTTTACAGATGGATTTTTGCTCCCGGAAGTGAGTTGAGTTTGGTATGGAAAAATTCAATATTCTCTTTTGATGATCAAGTAGAAGAAAATTATTTCCAAAATGTAGGTGGGATGTTTCAAAATCCGGCAACAAATAGTATCTCCCTTAAAGTGCTGTATTACATTGATTACTGGGAATTACATCAAAAACTATTTAAACATAGGAAGGCAGATAGGTAA
- a CDS encoding M48 family metallopeptidase: MEHAKLVVENELVESLAHDAYKSEFDLLDENYKGKKLKALKKNLLQRKEYLTNLLANGELIIQGTLHSYVQSVLDRVAIAAGITEKRHLFIVRNESPNAFNMGDNNVFVHLGLIFRSNSEEELAFVLGHELGHNEMHHYRNRIVDYADLALNDSINKRISLIKSQEYGRVSALNELMIPWILANKSRSRKNENDADDFGYDCVLKAGYNLDKASRVFSIFDLSDHEYDTSLLDLNKLLFLDDIDQDFTKDLKPHYESSLGEFVIEKDTLEDLLRTHPFSAQRKVVFEEKLGDKLDTNKVYGVDPEYTKYKYMAEKELIIDALQSGRLDRAIFYSLHLIRRDSNDCFARMTIPFSFCYLGYEKIKRRAGKRVETHSSYYDDSFNHLIFFLREISPEKCFAIADNWNKHFKDFLGTETSNPSMAILDVVNKDYENFIIRYGTEFDRINHYYIKTILTSIKTENNL; this comes from the coding sequence GTGGAGCACGCAAAGCTTGTTGTTGAAAATGAACTAGTTGAGTCATTGGCTCATGATGCTTACAAAAGTGAATTTGATCTTTTGGATGAAAATTACAAGGGTAAAAAACTTAAAGCGTTAAAGAAAAATCTACTTCAAAGAAAAGAGTATCTCACTAATTTGTTAGCAAATGGCGAGTTGATAATTCAAGGAACACTTCATTCATATGTACAATCTGTATTAGATAGGGTTGCAATCGCTGCAGGAATTACTGAAAAAAGGCATTTATTTATTGTTAGAAATGAGTCGCCCAACGCTTTTAATATGGGTGATAATAATGTGTTTGTCCATTTAGGACTGATCTTTAGATCAAATTCGGAAGAAGAACTTGCTTTTGTTTTGGGACATGAATTGGGGCACAATGAAATGCATCATTACAGAAATAGAATTGTAGACTATGCAGATTTAGCATTAAATGACTCTATTAATAAAAGAATTTCCCTTATAAAAAGCCAAGAGTATGGAAGGGTTTCTGCCCTAAATGAATTAATGATTCCCTGGATTTTGGCAAACAAATCTAGGTCTAGAAAAAATGAGAATGATGCAGATGATTTTGGATATGACTGCGTTTTAAAAGCCGGCTACAATCTTGATAAAGCTAGCAGAGTATTCTCCATTTTTGACCTCAGTGACCATGAGTATGATACAAGTTTATTGGATCTCAATAAACTCTTGTTTTTAGATGATATTGATCAAGATTTTACTAAAGATTTAAAACCTCATTATGAATCTAGTCTTGGAGAGTTTGTGATTGAAAAGGATACCCTGGAAGATCTGCTTCGCACACATCCATTTAGCGCTCAAAGAAAAGTTGTTTTTGAAGAAAAACTAGGCGATAAATTAGATACTAACAAAGTATACGGTGTTGATCCTGAATATACAAAGTACAAGTATATGGCTGAAAAAGAGCTTATAATTGATGCTTTGCAATCTGGAAGGTTAGACAGAGCTATTTTTTACAGCTTACATTTAATTCGAAGGGATTCAAATGATTGTTTTGCAAGGATGACAATACCCTTTAGTTTTTGTTATTTGGGATATGAAAAAATAAAGAGAAGAGCTGGAAAGAGGGTGGAAACACATAGTTCATATTATGATGATAGCTTTAATCATTTGATCTTTTTCTTAAGAGAAATTAGTCCTGAAAAATGTTTTGCAATTGCAGATAATTGGAACAAACACTTTAAAGATTTTCTAGGTACCGAAACTTCTAATCCTTCAATGGCAATTTTGGATGTCGTTAATAAGGATTATGAAAATTTCATTATTAGGTACGGGACAGAATTTGATAGGATTAACCACTATTATATCAAAACGATTTTAACATCTATTAAAACAGAAAACAACTTATGA
- a CDS encoding DUF4271 domain-containing protein: MPISLLNIFSGDPLHINYEVIFWICMAINLLFIAIAKTLNQQYISLLFNTAIYNRYLIQNTQEELKLNSTSSILLTITYFLNLAALSSYQLAFGYNEVILYFVGTLLAASLIKWLVMWILIFVTENRSGISEHIMNHFIFYQLGGIILTPILILSHFFNENIHETIVLACLIFAGFLILFREAQSILRALKARISILYIILYLCTLELVPLILIINVFVTDSAGLN; this comes from the coding sequence ATGCCAATAAGTTTATTGAACATATTTTCAGGGGATCCACTTCACATAAATTATGAAGTGATATTTTGGATTTGCATGGCTATTAATCTGCTATTTATTGCAATTGCCAAAACATTAAATCAACAGTACATTTCGTTATTATTTAACACTGCTATTTATAATCGATACTTAATTCAAAATACACAAGAAGAATTAAAATTAAATAGTACATCATCCATTTTATTGACCATCACTTACTTTTTGAATTTAGCCGCTTTAAGCAGTTATCAATTGGCGTTTGGATACAATGAAGTAATTCTTTATTTCGTAGGAACACTTTTAGCCGCTTCATTAATAAAATGGTTGGTGATGTGGATTCTAATTTTTGTTACCGAAAATAGGTCCGGAATTTCTGAACATATCATGAATCATTTCATTTTTTATCAGCTTGGAGGAATCATTTTAACACCGATATTAATATTGAGTCATTTTTTTAATGAGAATATTCACGAGACCATAGTTCTTGCATGTCTTATTTTTGCTGGGTTTTTAATCTTGTTTAGAGAAGCACAGTCTATCCTTCGAGCTTTAAAGGCAAGAATTTCTATTTTATATATTATTTTGTATCTTTGCACGCTCGAATTGGTGCCGTTAATCCTAATAATTAATGTTTTCGTCACTGATTCTGCTGGATTAAACTAA
- a CDS encoding DUF6770 family protein, translating into MKKVINLVLIALIIGVTSQKALAQNASIPNVMDIKNRRQSGAILEENKLVGYYVFYFKEKQDKKNNAYEIEIFDDNYNSVKSFEMIRPKGSYLLEMVYNGKVFMMFFYDRKEGYEFVTFDKTGQEVGKLLVPAKEIPRYDVSRSAQALSSQTENVTIYPFGEEGFVRQSYSENKKLGYSLTAYDNSLKEKWKLESDPAATKIQTIEINQVNDQFITATVYKKKSLTTRKMDLAFVIINSANGKLIKEIPMGNEDEGKETVLRTYLDKEDSKIILIGEYYKPGDDFLKDKSQGIIVKEVSYSGDVLGTQQYGWDSEVAQFKNDNLDEEDKKEAKDGFSIFFHDVIRSNSNGHLFLVGEQFRKQVSAGGVAMNVVSGALGGGQAAANFEIRISNMIIIELDDKKEMVDFKIVKKKRTSVFLDPGMGLYGSAFLGYYINARGAFDYSFTSRQVEKDEFTVVYTDYDRKESKGDKKNDVMLGVLHFSGGEMEASRVPINTEAKNMWISPAKPGHVSISEYYKKEKRLDMRLEKLTY; encoded by the coding sequence ATGAAAAAGGTAATCAATCTGGTTCTTATAGCCCTTATAATAGGAGTGACGAGCCAAAAAGCTTTAGCCCAAAATGCTTCTATTCCAAATGTGATGGATATAAAAAACAGAAGACAATCTGGAGCTATTTTAGAAGAGAATAAACTTGTTGGATATTATGTCTTTTACTTTAAAGAAAAGCAAGACAAAAAGAACAATGCCTATGAAATAGAAATTTTTGATGACAACTATAATTCTGTCAAAAGTTTCGAAATGATTAGACCAAAAGGCTCTTACTTATTGGAAATGGTATACAATGGCAAAGTCTTTATGATGTTTTTTTACGACAGAAAAGAAGGTTATGAATTTGTAACATTTGACAAAACTGGTCAAGAGGTTGGTAAACTATTGGTGCCTGCCAAAGAAATCCCGAGATATGATGTTTCAAGATCAGCCCAGGCCTTGTCAAGTCAAACAGAAAACGTAACTATTTATCCATTTGGAGAAGAAGGATTTGTAAGACAGTCTTACTCTGAAAATAAGAAGCTGGGATATTCTCTTACTGCTTATGATAATAGCTTGAAAGAAAAATGGAAGTTGGAATCAGATCCGGCTGCAACTAAAATTCAGACTATAGAAATTAATCAGGTAAATGATCAGTTCATTACTGCTACTGTCTATAAGAAAAAGAGTTTGACTACTAGAAAAATGGATTTAGCTTTTGTAATCATTAATTCTGCCAATGGTAAATTGATTAAAGAAATCCCAATGGGAAATGAAGATGAGGGAAAAGAAACTGTGCTGAGAACCTATTTGGATAAGGAGGATAGTAAGATTATTTTAATTGGAGAGTACTACAAGCCGGGGGATGATTTCTTGAAAGATAAAAGTCAAGGTATTATTGTAAAGGAAGTTTCATATAGTGGAGACGTTTTAGGTACGCAGCAATATGGATGGGATAGCGAAGTTGCTCAATTCAAGAATGATAACTTGGATGAAGAAGATAAGAAAGAAGCAAAAGATGGTTTTTCAATTTTCTTTCATGATGTTATTAGATCAAATTCAAATGGACATTTATTTCTTGTCGGTGAGCAATTTAGAAAACAAGTAAGTGCTGGAGGAGTTGCTATGAATGTTGTGTCTGGAGCATTAGGTGGAGGACAGGCTGCGGCTAACTTCGAAATCCGAATTTCAAACATGATTATTATTGAATTAGATGATAAGAAAGAGATGGTGGATTTTAAAATTGTGAAAAAGAAAAGAACTAGTGTTTTTCTTGATCCGGGGATGGGGCTTTATGGTTCAGCTTTCTTGGGATATTACATTAACGCAAGAGGTGCTTTTGATTATTCATTTACATCACGACAAGTAGAAAAAGATGAATTTACTGTTGTGTATACAGATTATGACAGAAAAGAATCAAAAGGAGATAAAAAAAATGATGTAATGTTAGGTGTTCTTCACTTTAGTGGTGGAGAAATGGAAGCGTCTAGAGTTCCTATTAATACTGAAGCAAAAAATATGTGGATTAGTCCGGCCAAGCCAGGGCATGTTTCGATTTCAGAATATTATAAAAAGGAAAAAAGACTTGACATGCGTTTAGAAAAATTGACCTACTAA
- the sigZ gene encoding RNA polymerase sigma factor SigZ has product MSTELIWKDFSDRLQLFILSKVNNLDIANDLLQDVFVKIHQNQDQLKDGTKLESWLFQICRNAIIDYYRKKKISTDVDVEQLKLVEEVEDKSDVETLSNCLLPLINSLPDKYADALKQTHYKNIQQKDLAIAEGISYSAYKSRVQRARQMIKDQMVACCNPTVDVYGNVIEKEACKSACGCED; this is encoded by the coding sequence ATGAGTACAGAATTAATTTGGAAAGATTTTTCAGACAGACTGCAATTGTTTATTCTGTCTAAGGTCAATAATTTAGATATAGCTAATGATTTGCTGCAGGATGTATTTGTAAAAATCCATCAGAATCAGGATCAATTAAAGGATGGTACTAAATTGGAGTCATGGTTGTTTCAAATTTGCCGAAATGCCATTATAGATTATTATAGGAAAAAGAAGATTTCAACTGATGTTGACGTTGAACAATTAAAGTTAGTTGAAGAGGTGGAAGACAAATCTGATGTTGAAACATTATCTAATTGTTTATTACCCCTTATTAACAGTTTACCTGATAAATATGCAGACGCCCTAAAGCAAACGCATTATAAAAACATCCAGCAAAAAGATTTGGCAATTGCAGAAGGGATATCTTATTCAGCTTATAAATCAAGAGTTCAAAGAGCACGTCAAATGATCAAAGACCAAATGGTGGCTTGTTGTAATCCAACGGTTGATGTATACGGGAATGTAATTGAAAAGGAAGCTTGCAAATCAGCATGCGGTTGTGAAGATTAA
- a CDS encoding acyl-CoA dehydrogenase family protein has protein sequence MATDLYTHPDYYNLDDLLTEEHKMVREATRAWIKQNVSPIIEDYYERAAFPQHLVKGLGEIGAFGPYIPQEYGGPGLDQISYGLIMQELERCDSGLRSTSSVQSSLVMYPIWRYGSEEQKQKWLPRLASGDALGCFGLTEPDHGSNPAGMITNFKEDGDHVILNGAKMWISNAPLSDVAVVWAKDETGRIHGLLVEKGMEGFTAPEMKGKLSLRASITGELIFDNVRVPKSNILPGRSGLGAPLSCLDSARFGIAWGALGAAMDCYDQALRYSKERTQFGVPIGAFQLTQKKLAEMITEITKAQLLTYRLGQLRNEGKATSAQISMAKRNNVEIALKIAREARQILGGMGITSEFSIMRHMANLESVVTYEGTHDIHLLITGMDVTGIPSFKRDLPEM, from the coding sequence ATGGCAACAGATTTATACACACATCCGGATTACTACAATTTAGATGATTTATTGACCGAAGAACATAAAATGGTCAGAGAGGCTACAAGAGCCTGGATCAAACAAAATGTTTCTCCTATCATTGAAGATTATTATGAGAGAGCGGCATTTCCTCAACACCTTGTAAAAGGTTTAGGAGAGATTGGTGCATTCGGGCCATATATTCCACAAGAATATGGAGGACCTGGATTGGATCAAATTTCATACGGTTTGATTATGCAAGAATTAGAAAGATGTGACTCTGGTTTAAGATCAACATCTTCTGTTCAAAGTTCATTGGTTATGTATCCAATTTGGAGATACGGTTCTGAAGAACAAAAGCAAAAATGGTTGCCAAGATTGGCTAGTGGTGATGCTTTGGGATGTTTCGGTTTAACTGAGCCTGATCACGGATCAAATCCTGCAGGAATGATAACTAACTTCAAAGAAGATGGTGACCACGTGATATTAAATGGAGCAAAAATGTGGATTTCAAATGCTCCTCTTTCTGATGTTGCCGTAGTTTGGGCAAAAGATGAAACTGGAAGAATTCATGGATTGCTTGTGGAAAAAGGAATGGAAGGGTTTACTGCACCCGAAATGAAGGGAAAACTTTCATTAAGAGCTTCAATTACAGGTGAGTTGATTTTTGATAATGTAAGAGTTCCAAAATCAAATATCCTACCTGGTAGATCTGGATTAGGAGCTCCGCTTTCTTGTTTAGATTCGGCTCGTTTCGGAATAGCATGGGGTGCTTTAGGTGCTGCTATGGATTGTTACGATCAAGCTTTGAGATATTCTAAAGAAAGAACACAGTTTGGTGTTCCAATTGGAGCATTTCAGTTAACACAGAAAAAATTGGCTGAAATGATCACTGAAATTACAAAAGCACAATTGTTGACTTATCGTTTAGGTCAATTGAGAAATGAAGGTAAAGCAACTTCTGCTCAAATTTCAATGGCGAAAAGAAACAATGTTGAAATAGCACTGAAAATTGCTCGTGAAGCAAGACAGATCCTTGGAGGAATGGGAATTACAAGTGAATTCTCAATCATGAGACACATGGCTAATCTGGAATCAGTTGTTACTTATGAAGGAACGCATGATATCCACTTGTTGATTACAGGTATGGATGTTACCGGAATCCCTTCATTTAAGAGAGATTTACCAGAAATGTAA